One bacterium genomic region harbors:
- a CDS encoding sigma-70 family RNA polymerase sigma factor gives MTQSAGAVALPEAHTNEVADLVIRARSGDQRAFGELVEHSWSPLVTLARGLLAAEEEAEDVVQEALVHAWKRLWMLRRPESFEAWMRRIVARRCLSRARRLRRTEELVDVPGGAPAPEAGLEAARLLSTLAPRQRAALYLTWVEGCTDREAGQILGLRAATIRVHRHRGLERLRRTVEKKP, from the coding sequence ATGACCCAAAGCGCGGGCGCCGTGGCTCTTCCCGAGGCACATACGAACGAAGTCGCGGATCTGGTGATCCGCGCGCGATCCGGCGATCAGAGGGCGTTCGGCGAGTTGGTCGAGCATTCGTGGTCGCCTCTGGTGACTCTGGCGCGCGGACTCCTCGCGGCGGAGGAAGAGGCCGAAGACGTCGTGCAGGAGGCGCTCGTCCACGCCTGGAAGAGGCTCTGGATGCTGCGCCGGCCGGAGAGCTTTGAAGCATGGATGCGTCGGATCGTTGCCAGGCGGTGCCTCAGCCGGGCGCGGCGCCTCCGCCGAACCGAGGAACTGGTCGATGTTCCCGGCGGCGCCCCGGCGCCCGAGGCCGGCCTGGAGGCCGCAAGACTGCTCTCGACGCTCGCTCCTCGGCAGCGAGCCGCGCTCTACCTCACCTGGGTAGAGGGCTGCACGGATCGGGAAGCGGGGCAAATTCTCGGCCTCAGGGCCGCGACCATTCGAGTGCATCGTCATCGAGGGCTGGAGCGACTGCGACGAACGGTGGAGAAGAAACCATGA